One Arcobacter sp. F155 DNA window includes the following coding sequences:
- the ruvA gene encoding Holliday junction branch migration protein RuvA: MIVGIEGSIEKKEPTHLHLNVNGLIYEVFVSVNCSSKVTDKRVKLHTTHIIREDSQTLYGFLDPNEKKLFDTVIKINGVGPKVALAICSTFTPSSFAQIVSENDVSMLKRVPGIGPKGASRILVELSGFIVEDDEDGAVGGSKATLEASLALESLGFKKDVVSKALKACTGTNTSDLVKQALKQLQK, encoded by the coding sequence ATGATTGTAGGTATTGAAGGAAGCATTGAAAAAAAGGAGCCAACCCACTTACACCTTAATGTAAATGGTCTAATTTATGAGGTTTTCGTTTCAGTAAATTGTAGCTCAAAAGTAACAGATAAGCGTGTTAAGCTTCATACAACTCACATTATTAGAGAAGATTCTCAAACACTTTATGGCTTTTTAGACCCCAATGAAAAAAAATTATTTGACACAGTTATCAAGATAAATGGAGTGGGTCCAAAAGTAGCACTTGCTATTTGTTCTACCTTTACTCCAAGTTCTTTTGCACAAATTGTTAGTGAAAATGATGTATCAATGTTAAAAAGAGTTCCAGGTATTGGTCCAAAAGGTGCTAGTAGAATTTTAGTTGAGTTATCAGGGTTTATTGTTGAAGATGATGAGGATGGAGCTGTTGGTGGTTCAAAGGCAACACTTGAAGCTTCTCTTGCTTTAGAGTCTTTAGGATTTAAAAAAGATGTTGTATCAAAAGCACTTAAAGCGTGTACAGGTACAAATACAAGTGATTTAGTAAAACAAGCACTTAAGCAATTACAAAAATAA
- a CDS encoding RidA family protein, producing MITRKIINEKMSRIVEHNGTIYFAGIVSDDKELDIKVQAKRALEIAEERFKEAGTDKHHLLRAEICLKDIYRDFKAFNEVWNEWVSDEKPARACVEANMASHNTLVEIIFTAAKK from the coding sequence ATGATTACTAGAAAAATAATAAACGAAAAAATGAGCAGAATAGTAGAACACAATGGCACTATCTATTTTGCAGGAATTGTATCAGATGATAAAGAGTTAGATATCAAAGTTCAAGCTAAAAGAGCTTTAGAAATAGCAGAAGAGAGATTTAAAGAAGCAGGAACAGATAAACATCATTTACTTAGAGCTGAGATTTGCCTAAAAGATATTTATAGGGACTTCAAAGCTTTCAATGAAGTTTGGAACGAGTGGGTTTCAGATGAAAAGCCAGCAAGAGCTTGTGTTGAAGCAAATATGGCAAGTCATAATACTCTTGTAGAAATTATCTTCACAGCAGCAAAAAAATAA
- a CDS encoding UDP-N-acetylmuramoyl-tripeptide--D-alanyl-D-alanine ligase — MEILEYFYIFTHVLLIMSLGWYLITNLQWYNYKLERVLFKHHKWQWHITYFAAPVVLFHLLPDLYFSIYFYLIYMTSFVLWNRKLDRSLVLTSRVKRFLGVLLFITFALHLLCILSESCHATAIFVPIILTLAVTYLMEKMFFISFKHKGKQRLETIPQLRTIAITASYGKTSIKNYLYHVLKRKYKVYKTPRSVNTIAGIVLDVNRDLPLDTQIYIAEAGARQEGDIEEITMYLEPQYCILGSVGEQHIEYFKTIENIIHTKMEILKSPKMLRGFVHESVPLKQDYDEITKFPDNLNVTMSNLDGIWFDILIDGEQQHFHAPVLGSFNAINLTAVILVAHELGMTIDEIKLAIKDLPQVEHRLQKIEAGGKIIIDDSFNGNLEGMLEAINICTNHEGRKVIITPGLVESTSEANILLAKEINEKFDLAIVTGELNSQLLSSNIDEDKVFVLKDKSKLEDTLASVTKEGDLILFANDAPNFI, encoded by the coding sequence ATGGAAATACTAGAATACTTTTATATATTTACTCATGTTTTACTAATCATGTCTTTAGGTTGGTATTTAATCACAAACTTACAATGGTATAACTATAAGTTAGAAAGAGTTTTATTTAAACACCACAAATGGCAATGGCATATCACATACTTTGCTGCTCCAGTTGTACTTTTTCATCTTTTACCTGATTTATATTTTTCTATCTATTTTTATTTGATTTATATGACTAGTTTTGTTCTTTGGAATAGAAAACTTGATAGGTCTTTAGTTTTAACTTCTAGAGTTAAAAGATTTTTAGGGGTACTTTTATTTATAACTTTTGCACTTCACTTACTTTGTATTTTAAGTGAATCTTGTCATGCAACGGCTATTTTTGTACCTATTATCTTAACACTTGCCGTTACGTACTTAATGGAAAAGATGTTTTTTATCTCTTTTAAACATAAAGGCAAACAAAGACTAGAAACTATTCCTCAGCTTAGAACTATTGCTATTACAGCTTCATATGGAAAAACTTCTATTAAAAACTATTTATACCATGTATTAAAAAGAAAATACAAAGTATATAAAACTCCAAGGTCAGTAAATACAATCGCTGGAATAGTTCTAGATGTAAATAGAGACTTACCTCTTGATACACAAATATATATTGCAGAAGCTGGTGCTAGACAAGAAGGTGATATCGAAGAAATCACTATGTACTTAGAACCTCAATATTGTATTTTAGGAAGTGTTGGAGAACAACATATCGAATATTTTAAAACTATAGAAAATATTATTCATACAAAAATGGAAATACTAAAATCTCCAAAGATGCTAAGAGGTTTTGTACATGAATCTGTTCCTTTAAAACAAGATTATGATGAGATTACAAAATTCCCTGATAATCTAAATGTAACTATGTCAAATCTTGATGGTATTTGGTTTGATATTTTAATTGATGGGGAACAACAACATTTCCATGCTCCAGTTCTTGGAAGTTTTAATGCGATAAATCTTACGGCAGTTATTTTAGTAGCCCATGAGCTTGGGATGACTATTGATGAAATCAAACTTGCAATAAAAGATTTACCACAAGTAGAACATAGGCTTCAAAAAATAGAAGCAGGTGGAAAGATTATTATTGACGATAGTTTCAATGGAAACTTAGAAGGTATGCTAGAAGCTATAAATATTTGTACTAATCATGAGGGAAGAAAAGTTATTATCACTCCAGGATTAGTTGAGTCAACTTCTGAAGCAAATATTTTACTTGCAAAAGAGATAAATGAGAAGTTTGATTTAGCGATAGTTACGGGAGAATTAAACTCACAATTACTTAGTTCTAATATTGATGAAGACAAAGTATTTGTATTAAAAGATAAATCAAAACTAGAAGATACTTTAGCATCTGTTACAAAAGAGGGTGACTTAATCCTTTTTGCAAATGATGCACCAAACTTTATATAA
- the rpsJ gene encoding 30S ribosomal protein S10 has product MEKIRLKLKAYDHRVLDRSVASIVEAVKRTGAELRGPIPLPTKIRKYTVLKGPHVNKDSREQFEIRVHSRMIDIIAATPDTVDSLMKLDLAPEVDVEVRSMGQE; this is encoded by the coding sequence ATGGAAAAAATTAGATTAAAGCTTAAAGCTTATGATCATAGAGTTTTAGACAGAAGTGTTGCTTCAATTGTTGAAGCTGTTAAAAGAACTGGTGCTGAGTTAAGAGGTCCTATTCCTCTTCCAACGAAGATCAGAAAATACACTGTTCTTAAAGGTCCTCACGTAAATAAGGATTCTAGAGAGCAATTCGAAATCAGAGTACACTCAAGAATGATTGATATCATTGCAGCGACTCCTGATACTGTAGATTCATTAATGAAACTTGACTTAGCTCCTGAAGTTGATGTTGAAGTTAGATCAATGGGTCAAGAATAA
- a CDS encoding HIT domain-containing protein, with product MEHLYAPWRYSYVSEEKIEGCVFCHIAKNKEEEKYQVLFHDELCYVVMNKFPYSPGHMMVIPYFHTDKIEELEEETWLRVSKRARQAVKLLKEVMPCEGVNIGMNLGKAAGAGIEQHVHYHVLPRWIGDTNFISTVGGARVYPAEFDEIYNKLKENSKNYFL from the coding sequence ATGGAACACCTATACGCACCTTGGCGATACTCTTATGTTAGTGAAGAAAAAATAGAAGGGTGTGTATTCTGTCATATAGCAAAAAACAAAGAAGAAGAGAAATATCAAGTTCTTTTTCACGATGAACTTTGCTATGTAGTTATGAATAAGTTTCCTTACTCTCCTGGTCATATGATGGTAATCCCATATTTTCATACTGATAAAATAGAAGAGTTAGAAGAAGAGACTTGGCTAAGAGTTTCTAAAAGAGCAAGACAAGCAGTAAAACTACTAAAAGAAGTAATGCCTTGTGAAGGTGTAAATATTGGTATGAATCTTGGTAAAGCTGCTGGTGCTGGTATAGAACAGCACGTACATTATCATGTACTTCCTAGATGGATAGGTGATACGAACTTTATCTCAACTGTTGGTGGAGCAAGGGTTTATCCTGCCGAGTTTGATGAGATATATAATAAACTAAAAGAAAATTCTAAGAACTATTTCCTATGA
- a CDS encoding alpha/beta fold hydrolase, whose amino-acid sequence MALKSIEVQDRKFSISYEIVNPSQKKDIVILHGWGSNKEIMKQAFGNLLQDFRHIYIDMPGFGKSSNDYVLTTKDYSLIIKKFLEALNTNVVAIAGHSFGGKVATLINPENLILLSTAGILEEKSFNVKTKIFFAKIFNKLGLRKVTKSFRSDDVKQMSHEMYETFKNVVDEDFCYIFSSFEKNAMIFWGKVDTATTLPSGKKIHELIKNSSFTAYEGDHYFFLKHAKDICEKIENGLK is encoded by the coding sequence TTGGCTTTAAAAAGCATTGAAGTACAAGACAGAAAATTTAGTATCTCATATGAGATTGTAAATCCTAGCCAAAAGAAGGATATAGTTATTCTTCATGGTTGGGGTTCAAATAAAGAGATTATGAAACAAGCATTTGGTAACTTGCTTCAAGACTTTAGACATATATATATTGATATGCCTGGTTTTGGAAAAAGTTCAAATGATTATGTTCTTACTACAAAAGATTACTCACTTATTATAAAAAAGTTTTTAGAAGCTTTAAATACAAATGTTGTAGCAATAGCTGGACACTCATTTGGTGGAAAAGTTGCAACACTAATAAATCCTGAAAATCTTATCTTACTAAGTACTGCTGGAATTTTAGAAGAGAAAAGTTTCAATGTTAAAACAAAAATCTTCTTTGCAAAGATTTTTAACAAACTAGGACTTAGAAAAGTTACGAAGTCATTTAGAAGTGATGATGTAAAGCAAATGAGCCATGAAATGTATGAGACTTTTAAAAATGTAGTAGATGAAGACTTCTGCTATATCTTTTCTTCTTTTGAAAAAAATGCTATGATTTTTTGGGGGAAAGTAGATACTGCTACAACTCTTCCTTCTGGGAAAAAAATTCACGAGCTAATTAAAAATAGTAGTTTTACAGCCTACGAAGGTGATCACTACTTCTTTTTAAAACATGCAAAAGATATTTGTGAAAAAATTGAAAATGGATTAAAATAA
- the blaOXA gene encoding class D beta-lactamase, translated as MKIFIFLLFLCNFIFADNDLSLEKIFKKNKVKGTIVIQSLSSNKSYVFNPKRANTRLLPASTFKIPNSLIVLDNKVIKDEKEIILWDRKKRFLDVWNKNQTLKTAFKYSCVWCYQYFASKLSLDIYNDYLIKLKYGNMKTGNNLTSFWLSGDIKISSYEQIEFLKKLYTEKLPFKSKHLKLVKKIMIEEKNNKYILHAKTGWATSPKNKHGWYVGYIETSKDTWFFSTNLLISDFKRLYLRKELTLEVFKYYNII; from the coding sequence ATGAAAATTTTTATATTTTTATTATTTCTTTGCAATTTTATATTTGCTGATAATGATTTATCTTTAGAAAAAATTTTTAAGAAAAACAAAGTAAAAGGTACAATTGTAATTCAATCACTAAGCTCAAATAAAAGTTATGTATTTAATCCAAAAAGAGCAAATACTCGATTATTACCTGCATCTACATTTAAAATACCTAATTCATTGATTGTACTAGATAATAAAGTAATTAAAGATGAAAAAGAGATTATTCTTTGGGATAGAAAAAAAAGGTTTTTAGATGTATGGAATAAAAACCAAACTTTGAAAACGGCTTTTAAATATTCATGTGTTTGGTGTTATCAATATTTTGCAAGTAAGTTATCTCTAGATATCTATAATGATTATTTAATAAAACTAAAATATGGAAATATGAAAACGGGTAATAACCTTACAAGTTTTTGGTTAAGTGGAGATATCAAAATTTCGTCTTATGAACAAATAGAATTTCTTAAAAAATTATATACTGAAAAACTTCCTTTTAAGAGTAAGCATTTAAAGTTAGTAAAAAAGATTATGATAGAAGAGAAAAACAACAAATACATATTACATGCAAAAACAGGCTGGGCTACTTCTCCTAAGAATAAACATGGATGGTATGTAGGATATATTGAAACTTCAAAAGATACATGGTTTTTTTCAACTAATCTTTTAATTAGTGATTTTAAAAGATTATATCTTAGAAAAGAATTAACTCTAGAAGTATTTAAATATTATAATATTATATAG
- a CDS encoding D-alanine--D-alanine ligase, protein MKLGIVFGGKSYEHEISIVSAIAMKDVLKEELVYIFCDSNREFYHIPTDKIKSKLFSSGEYKKCDILNFSKDGFSKKAMFGTKPFEVDAVLNITHGGDGEDGLLASLFEFANIPYIGPRKGACAVSFNKFLTKGYAHSVGVKAIDYKYYTKNDKVEVHSFPVIIKPVTLGSSIGVSIVKTQEELDYALDVAFEFDEAIIVEPFIAGIKEYNLAGTKVNGEFVFSIIEEPQKAEFLDFDKKYLDFARTSAALEADISEELKDRIKESFKAIYNNTFDGSLIRCDFFVQEEEVYLNEINPIPGSMANYLFKDFNNVLTTLAKSLPKQKDIKITYEYVNKIQASKGK, encoded by the coding sequence TTGAAGTTAGGAATAGTTTTTGGTGGTAAGTCATATGAGCATGAAATATCAATTGTTTCTGCTATTGCTATGAAAGATGTTTTAAAAGAAGAGTTAGTTTATATTTTTTGTGATTCAAATAGAGAGTTTTATCATATTCCAACAGATAAAATAAAATCAAAACTATTTAGTAGTGGTGAGTATAAAAAGTGTGATATTTTAAACTTCTCAAAAGATGGTTTCTCAAAGAAAGCTATGTTTGGAACAAAACCTTTTGAAGTTGATGCTGTTTTAAATATAACTCACGGTGGTGATGGCGAAGATGGATTATTAGCTTCTTTATTTGAGTTTGCAAATATTCCTTATATAGGACCTAGAAAAGGTGCTTGTGCTGTTAGTTTTAATAAGTTTTTAACAAAAGGTTATGCTCACAGTGTCGGTGTAAAAGCTATTGATTATAAATACTACACAAAAAATGACAAAGTAGAAGTTCACTCATTCCCTGTGATTATCAAGCCAGTTACTTTAGGTAGTTCTATTGGTGTTTCAATTGTAAAAACTCAAGAAGAGTTAGATTACGCACTTGATGTAGCTTTTGAGTTTGATGAAGCAATTATTGTAGAACCATTTATTGCAGGAATCAAGGAGTATAACTTAGCAGGTACTAAAGTAAATGGTGAATTTGTTTTCTCAATCATTGAAGAACCACAAAAAGCTGAATTCTTAGATTTTGATAAAAAATATTTAGACTTTGCTAGAACTTCTGCTGCTTTAGAAGCTGATATTTCTGAAGAACTTAAAGATAGAATAAAAGAGTCTTTCAAAGCTATTTATAACAATACTTTTGATGGTTCACTTATTAGATGTGACTTCTTTGTTCAAGAAGAGGAAGTATATTTAAATGAGATAAATCCAATTCCTGGTTCTATGGCAAACTATTTATTTAAAGATTTTAATAATGTATTAACAACATTAGCTAAATCTTTACCAAAACAAAAAGATATTAAAATAACATACGAATATGTAAACAAAATACAAGCATCAAAAGGTAAATAG
- the rplC gene encoding 50S ribosomal protein L3 → MEFIVEKIGMSRTVTVPATPVTLLKVLDTKVCDVNEGVALVSYSKGKKFNKAIEGQQKKYGLSKEFNRFATINVANTEAGDLDVSGLSEAAVLKTTFKTKGRGFQGGVKRWNFAGGRASHGHRMGRRTGSIGNAEWPGRVQPGKKMPGQYGNTNVTVKNDIVSFDAETGILVVKGSVSGPNGGLGKVRIAK, encoded by the coding sequence ATGGAATTTATCGTAGAAAAAATCGGTATGAGTAGAACTGTTACAGTTCCTGCAACACCAGTTACACTTTTAAAAGTTCTTGATACTAAAGTATGTGACGTTAATGAAGGTGTAGCACTTGTTTCATATAGCAAAGGGAAGAAATTCAACAAAGCTATTGAAGGTCAACAAAAAAAATATGGTTTAAGCAAAGAGTTTAATAGATTTGCAACAATTAATGTAGCAAATACTGAAGCTGGTGACTTAGATGTTTCTGGATTATCTGAAGCTGCTGTTTTAAAAACAACTTTTAAAACAAAAGGTAGAGGTTTCCAAGGTGGAGTTAAAAGATGGAACTTCGCTGGTGGTAGAGCATCTCACGGACACAGAATGGGTAGAAGAACTGGTTCTATCGGTAATGCAGAGTGGCCAGGTAGAGTTCAACCAGGTAAGAAAATGCCAGGACAATACGGAAATACAAATGTAACTGTTAAAAATGATATTGTTTCATTCGATGCAGAAACTGGTATATTAGTTGTAAAAGGTTCAGTATCTGGACCAAATGGTGGATTAGGAAAAGTAAGGATTGCTAAATGA
- a CDS encoding hybrid sensor histidine kinase/response regulator gives MNGNNINLMYVEDDVIVNDTITSLLQKLGYTVYNFFNGADAYNYFKDNKIDIVISDIDMPKMNGIELVEKIKKVNTKTPIIFTTAISDEKYLLDSIKLGIDLFMKKPIDCSVLKENVDKVLKPYFLELENEKKEEKIREQAKEILIAKTVSMISHQWRQPLSKIGSITSKIRVYSQMNKLTDEILIANLEKIEKENIYLSSTINKFNNLLEKKDIREFSLKELLKSIIEDEISIEMQNNVFIKSDYDEFKNIFESILKNSYEQFDKNDIENRKIDITTFQDDDFLNIKICDNAGGIDKDILSNVFDLYHSDKSLNGRGLGLYLAKVSLTLLTNGEISLENIESENGKGVCVKIKIPTTYVS, from the coding sequence ATGAATGGAAACAATATAAATTTAATGTATGTAGAAGATGATGTGATTGTAAATGATACTATTACGAGCTTACTACAAAAGTTAGGTTATACGGTATATAACTTTTTTAATGGTGCAGACGCCTACAATTATTTTAAAGATAATAAAATTGATATAGTTATCTCTGATATTGATATGCCAAAGATGAATGGTATTGAATTAGTAGAAAAGATAAAAAAAGTAAATACAAAAACACCTATAATATTTACTACTGCAATTAGCGATGAAAAATATCTTCTTGATTCTATTAAATTAGGTATTGATTTATTTATGAAAAAACCTATTGACTGTAGTGTCCTAAAAGAGAATGTTGATAAGGTTTTAAAGCCATACTTCTTAGAGCTTGAAAATGAAAAAAAAGAAGAGAAAATAAGAGAACAAGCAAAAGAGATTCTTATTGCAAAAACTGTTTCTATGATTTCACACCAGTGGAGACAACCCTTATCAAAAATAGGTTCTATTACAAGTAAGATTAGAGTTTACTCACAAATGAACAAACTTACCGATGAAATTTTAATTGCCAATTTAGAGAAAATAGAAAAAGAGAATATCTACCTTTCTTCAACAATAAATAAGTTTAATAATCTTTTAGAGAAAAAAGATATTAGAGAATTCTCTTTAAAAGAGTTACTAAAAAGTATAATAGAGGATGAAATCTCAATTGAGATGCAAAACAATGTTTTTATCAAAAGTGACTATGATGAGTTTAAAAATATTTTTGAAAGTATTCTAAAAAACTCTTATGAGCAGTTTGATAAAAATGACATTGAAAATAGAAAGATAGATATAACAACATTTCAAGATGATGACTTTTTGAATATAAAGATATGTGATAATGCAGGTGGAATAGATAAAGATATCTTATCAAATGTATTTGATTTATACCATTCAGATAAATCCTTAAATGGTAGAGGACTAGGACTTTATTTAGCTAAAGTTTCATTAACTCTTTTAACAAATGGTGAAATTAGTTTAGAAAATATTGAGAGTGAAAATGGCAAAGGAGTTTGCGTAAAGATTAAAATACCAACTACGTATGTAAGTTAA
- the def gene encoding peptide deformylase: MFFKKKECPIAKLGEKVLRQKAKEVENINSKEILTIIKKMLDCVKSSRGVGLAAPQIFESYQILIISSHPNDRYPNAPLMEDEVLINPKIINKSETIEKDWEGCLSIPGIRALVPRHKTIEVEYTTLDNKKVQVVFEDFVARIFQHEYDHLLGKVYIDRVETPKDIISEEVYFKTIK, translated from the coding sequence ATGTTTTTCAAGAAAAAAGAGTGCCCAATAGCAAAACTTGGTGAAAAAGTTTTAAGACAAAAAGCCAAAGAAGTAGAAAATATAAACTCAAAAGAGATATTGACTATTATAAAGAAAATGCTTGATTGTGTAAAATCAAGTAGGGGAGTTGGCCTTGCTGCTCCTCAAATCTTTGAAAGCTATCAAATACTTATAATCTCATCTCACCCAAATGACAGATACCCAAATGCTCCTCTTATGGAAGATGAAGTACTTATTAATCCAAAAATCATAAATAAATCAGAAACTATAGAAAAAGATTGGGAAGGGTGTTTAAGTATTCCAGGTATTAGAGCTTTGGTTCCAAGACATAAAACAATTGAAGTTGAATACACAACATTAGATAATAAAAAGGTACAAGTAGTATTTGAGGATTTTGTTGCAAGAATATTTCAACATGAGTATGACCATTTATTAGGTAAGGTTTATATAGACAGAGTAGAGACTCCCAAAGATATAATATCAGAAGAAGTCTATTTTAAAACTATAAAGTAG
- a CDS encoding FAD-binding oxidoreductase gives MKKDVIVIGGGIVGLMCAYNLHKRGRQVTVIDEGTIENATSFGNAGLLSSFDKTPLSYPGVVSNTLKLMLKGQSPAIFHPNLDLKLYKWLYRFVQSANEVRTKKTMMLFEKYGQISLDIYKDLVYKEGIDFDFHHDGMLSVFTQKHTYKEKLEKYNYIDEEDRFEIFDDAKIKEYLPFANDKIEGAILFKKNARIDPKKLMLGLKKYLQDEGVEFILNEEITDIKYENKKVKYIYSQNRNFYEAETFIMSTGYKTDLAKKSNKELMLTPAKGYSITFTMPKELKPKTSTLFNDLFIVMTPRFNDVRLTSKLELGSDDPEVVQKQIDSIKKNFKEYSIPFEMKDEVTWSGFRPLTPNDIPLIGRDENYSNLVYAMGLGWLGMTFAPSIGHIIGDLVEFDQSNAKNDDILLFSGFYQY, from the coding sequence ATGAAAAAAGATGTAATAGTTATTGGTGGTGGTATAGTTGGACTTATGTGTGCTTACAATCTTCATAAAAGAGGACGGCAAGTTACAGTAATAGACGAAGGTACTATTGAAAATGCAACATCCTTTGGAAATGCAGGGCTTTTATCTTCTTTTGATAAAACACCATTAAGTTACCCTGGAGTTGTATCAAACACTTTAAAACTTATGTTAAAGGGGCAATCTCCTGCTATCTTTCATCCAAACTTAGATTTAAAACTTTATAAGTGGTTATATAGATTTGTTCAAAGTGCAAATGAAGTTCGTACAAAAAAGACAATGATGCTATTTGAAAAGTATGGACAAATCTCACTTGATATCTACAAAGATTTAGTTTATAAAGAAGGTATTGATTTTGACTTTCACCATGATGGAATGTTATCAGTCTTTACTCAAAAACATACATATAAAGAAAAACTCGAAAAATACAACTATATAGATGAAGAAGATAGGTTTGAGATTTTTGATGATGCAAAGATTAAAGAGTATCTGCCTTTTGCAAATGATAAAATAGAAGGAGCAATTTTATTTAAGAAAAATGCTCGAATAGATCCAAAAAAGTTAATGCTAGGACTTAAAAAGTATTTACAAGATGAAGGAGTAGAGTTTATTTTAAATGAAGAGATTACAGATATAAAATATGAAAACAAGAAAGTAAAATATATCTATTCTCAAAATAGAAACTTCTATGAGGCTGAGACTTTTATTATGTCAACAGGGTACAAAACTGATTTGGCTAAAAAAAGTAATAAAGAACTTATGCTAACTCCTGCAAAAGGTTATAGTATAACTTTCACTATGCCAAAAGAGCTAAAACCAAAAACATCAACACTATTTAACGATTTATTTATAGTCATGACTCCAAGATTCAATGATGTAAGACTTACTTCAAAACTAGAGTTAGGAAGTGATGACCCAGAAGTAGTACAAAAACAAATAGATAGTATAAAGAAAAACTTCAAAGAGTATAGTATTCCTTTTGAAATGAAAGATGAAGTTACATGGAGTGGTTTTAGACCTCTTACTCCAAATGATATTCCTCTTATAGGAAGAGATGAGAACTATTCAAACTTAGTATATGCTATGGGATTAGGATGGCTTGGAATGACCTTTGCACCTTCTATTGGGCATATAATTGGTGACTTAGTAGAGTTTGACCAATCAAATGCAAAGAATGATGACATACTTTTATTTTCAGGATTTTATCAGTATTAA